AGCAAGAACTAGTGGATTGTGACAGATCATACAACCAAGGATGCAATGGAGGTCTTATGGACTATGCCTTCCAGTTTATCATCAACAATGGCGGTATTGATACTGAAGCAGATTACCCTTACCATGCTCGAGATGGTTCATGTGATCCTAACAGGGTATGCATCCAGTTCAACCTCTACTGGCTATCGTTTATGTGGGACATTTTTTATCGTTGTGATaatgtttctttttctcttttgcagAAAAATGCTCGGGTTGTGTCCATTGATGGGTATGAAGATATTCCAGAAAATGATGAGAAGTCGTTGAAGAAGGCTGTGGCACACCAACCAGTTAGTGTTGCCATTGAAGCTGGTGGCAGGGAATTCCAACTCTACCAATCAGTAATGCTTCTATCTTATTCCAAATCATCTACATTGTATTTGTAACTGTATGCATGGGTGGGAAATTGATAGAGTTCTCTTGCTAGATGGTTGGGCATGCTCTGTTGTTGAGCTGTGAATATTAATCATTCGATTTCAGAATCATGTTCGTCCTAATTTATAGTCTGACAACGTTGAAATTATCTGTCCATTCAGGGTGTCTTCACTGGACGTTGTGGAACAGATCTAGATCACGGTGTGGTTGCTGTTGGTTATGGCACCGAAAATGGTGTAGACTACTGGATCGTGAGGAACTCATGGGGTCCCAATTGGGGCGAGGCTGGTTACATCAGGTTGGAACGTAATGTGGCTAGCACCAATACCGGCAAATGTGGTATTGCCATTGAGGCCTCATACCCTACTAAAAAGGGTCAGAACCCCCCAAGACCTCTCCCATCACCACCATCTCCTCCTCCTGTGAAGCCCCCTACCGTATGCGATGAGTACTACTCATGCCCCTTGGGAACTACATGCTGCTGCGCCTATGAGTATGGCAACTACTGCTTTGGATGGGGATGCTGCCCTCTAGAGTCTGCAACCTGCTGTGATGACCATTACAGCTGCTGTCCTCACGAGTACCCCGTATGCGACCTTGATGCGGGAACTTGCCGATTGGTAATGAATCATACTCCCATCTCTCTTTCCACTTTAATTTTTCTACGTTGATCCTTTTCATCTTGGCTGACAATGTGTTCATTGAAACAGAGCAAGGACAATCCATTGAGTGTGAAAGCGCTAAGGCGAACTCCTGCTAGAAGCAGCCGGCGTTTCCGCTTCCCAAGTGCTTGAGGATCCAAACAGTCAAATTGGGTGTTCAAGGAAGAAAGTGAACTGAGTTTGCTCCCAAGAAAATATGCGTTTATCGCAAGGAAGAAATGGTTTCGTGTTCATTGTAAtagatttatatatatttttacttggaattcaattctttttttcaGTACTTTGGATGATTGTTGTATATAAATTATGGAACCAAGTCAAAACAGATGGGAAACTAAGCTCTTATTTAATCTCAGAACGAGTCGGTTGCTTGTTTCTTGTTGCTTGTTGCTTGTTGCTGCTCTCTATAATCCATATGGTTCACTAGTTTGGGATTGttgtgtttttttaataaattgcttCTACCGTGCTTTAAAAATAATCAGCTGCAAAATAAAGCAGTTGAGTGTTTCTATatttaaaagtatttaaaagTGTTGTGAGGATGAAAAGCACTGTAAAAAGCATTGTCTGGAATGATAAATAATGtcattgtttaaaattaatgagcTTATTACaggaattaaaaatatttttaaaagcgCAACTCCGCTTTTTATTAAAGTAATTTTTAAAAGCAACCTTTAGACTGCTATTAATTTA
This genomic interval from Malus domestica chromosome 05, GDT2T_hap1 contains the following:
- the LOC103405696 gene encoding cysteine proteinase mucunain-like, whose product is MKRQSSRSSGAMASLPCMLLLLLLPLAAAMDMSIVDYNEKHGMPASSDRTETEVKALYESWLVKHAKNYNALGEKERRFEIFKDNLRFIDEHNNQSRTYKVGLNRFADLTNEEYRSVYLGAKVDRRSRLPGSRKSDRYGFRAGDKLPESVDWRAEGAVPAVKDQGQCGSCWAFSTVGAVEGINKIVTGELISLSEQELVDCDRSYNQGCNGGLMDYAFQFIINNGGIDTEADYPYHARDGSCDPNRKNARVVSIDGYEDIPENDEKSLKKAVAHQPVSVAIEAGGREFQLYQSGVFTGRCGTDLDHGVVAVGYGTENGVDYWIVRNSWGPNWGEAGYIRLERNVASTNTGKCGIAIEASYPTKKGQNPPRPLPSPPSPPPVKPPTVCDEYYSCPLGTTCCCAYEYGNYCFGWGCCPLESATCCDDHYSCCPHEYPVCDLDAGTCRLSKDNPLSVKALRRTPARSSRRFRFPSA